The Bombyx mori chromosome 16, ASM3026992v2 region tttttcgccgccacaagttctgctagaatcatcgtctcatcttttgtcatgggtgctgcctttcttgactgaaaaagatatattttctaaacttgaactcaaagttttcaaagtaaaattattattatcaatgtagttcatagatacttacagaattcattttatttcactgtagctctttaattataaacacacttagaattataaacgaaagttttaaagcgttttggaggtaagtcatcatctaatatagtaggtaaacaatagaaaaataaacaaaagaaactgatcactgcttattggcaaacggactgtcaaaacgtttcgtttcataatttcgactaggataaaaatagcaatacgtccaatttaaaaaaatctacatatgtttttattactttttgttataaacaaatgtgtttatgatagtctacaatatgctggttaaattatagttataatttagaataaaataaaataagtcttgatcctgatgttgtttcctatttgtagtagaacgaaacgtatcaagaggctcggataaatcggagggaagaagctatctactgttggttaaagagagatagcatttatccgtgattgtgaaacgcaaactaaggatagatacgctcttgctgattttcggagatagctatctatccgaaaactcagatacgttattgaaaacggccgtaagaCGAAAGCAAGTCTTATTATCGCTGAATTTGAATTATTAAGATTGTTTATCAACCATCTATTGGTATCACCGTATTTTTATGTAATAGGCCCAGCAGAGATTTCCTCCCTGAAGAAAAGCCCTAATACTAGATCGCAACGCAATTTGACTAGTccaaaataaaactttacttTCAGATACTTACAAAAAAGcatcaaaataattctactagcCGTTTAAGAGAAAATTTAATGACAAAAACGCGTACAGAAGAATCTAAAGGATAATATTTTGAAAGTTATCAAACTGTTTTAAGTATAGCCAGGCTTTTTGAGTAGGcaaatgagcatacggccctgatGGGGTGTGTTtattgtcgcccatggacttcagaaatgccaggggcaaaggcaaaccgctgcctacatcTTCTGAGCCTTCACCGATCGCTACCACCGTCTTGTCTATTTCTTCTGCGAAACAATAATGCGAAACTTTTTGGCGGATCGCCTTTATTATAACGAATTTGAGGTTCGATCCTAAAGTTTGTTTGTGGACGTTGGGATCACTACGCCAGTTGGTTATTACACGACACTAATAAAACATGAACATCTCTTCAAAGCATACTTTAGGTTTTACATGTGTTCTTAATGACCGTTCGGGTATTTGGGTAACAGTTGACATAAAACGTGTACTTAAAATGAGGACTTAAGATATTTTCGTAAACATAAGGCGAATTTAAATTTTGCTCGCATCATAATGATCATGATTTGGCTTCATACTAAACGTTTGAAACGGTGAAGCATTTCAAAACATTTGTCACGCTTTTGGACCGATTTTCATTGCGGGTAAATCGGTCAAATCTGGCCGGGTAGGTATGTATCTGACTGCCAATAAAGTTGGACGAACTCTAAAGCAATTCAGTACCGATCAGATTGACAGCAAACGAATTTGTTATGTACGATGTTCCGATTGTCGCGCCACTGCCGTCCTTGCCTGTACCCCTggtattgttgaagtccatgacCGACGGTATCTACAAACACTAACATCAGATGAGACATTTCCAATGCCactaaagacaaaaaaaaaccagtgaAACATTATCAGTCGTCGTTGCCGTAAACACGTCactttggatcctcccgatccactaacggtgctattaggtacctcaagcgccggtcaccgttcctgtcgaacccgtcgcttgcgacgcagGATTCGCCAAAtaaccacagacacagcccactaagtttctcgccggattttctcagtgggtcgcgtttccgacccggtgatagattctgcgaagcacgactcttgctagggctagtgttagcaacgtcctcaggttagagccccgtgagcttacctactcgcTAATAATACTAAGTGCAGCGTACCACCACACCCACCATACTCATCATTTCGTAAGTACCATCGTAACGGCAAACAGATTAATCCCGATAACGTTTCGTACAACTCCTGAACACTGGACGGACAAACGCTCAGCCGACGTCTGGACAGAACAAAAATAACCACGATGTTTTTGATACGCGCGCGATGCGAGGTGCAAGTGTCGGGCAAGTTTCTCTAATAATAAAACTGTGACAGGGTCGAGGGGCGTGTCGACCTATCATTTTACTGTCTCATAAAAAACCTAATCACAAACGAGATCAACGAAAATGTTTTCAGCTTGTAGCTTATAGCCTTCTAAGAGCATTTTTAATTAGTGGATAAAGGGAGGGAACTATTGCTAGTTGTGACGTCAAAGCACACTTTGCTATACAatccccggtcatcgttctcgtcgaaccagtcgcttgcgacgaagggctcggcgagtaaattaacccatagacacagcccactgagtttctcaccagatcttctcagtgggtcacgtttccgatctagtggtagattctacactgctcttgctagggctagtgttagcaacgtcctactcgctcggttacgctgtcatagcctctgaaggctaccagcttaggtaggaaaaaaaaagaaaaatataactacAATAAATTTCAATTCCTACATAAAACTATAAGTTGAAATAAGTTtattcctattttttttttctatatgaaTTGTATTATTCAGTGTCGTTTGGTTATGCACATAAGACACCAGTATTCTATTCAGTTTGTCAAATTATTAGGGACGGTATCGGGACCAATTCTCCACATTAAGCCTATCGAAAGCGATGAATCTGTACACACTAATACGTCAATAATATCGTCGAAGACCATATATAGCTGACGTCGTAGTATCCTAGTTTCTATTAATTTCACTCCCCTGCCATTTCgcaataaacacattaaccacAATCCGTTACAAATTTGTACATAGTTAATATAACATAGTtaatataacatacatatttacattattaagtGGAATACAAAATGTTCCAAGTTTTTCCCCATGATTGACACTGATACGCCAAGATTAATGTATGACACAGTAAtcagaattctttttttttgcctacttatactaatagccttgaaaggctatatcaacgttaccctagcgtgtaagtgagctctcggggcttaaggtgttgctagcactggccctagcaagagcagtgcttcgcagaatctaccagcggatcggaaacgcgacacactgagaagatatCTCTAAGATATACACAAATATATGTAGTTGACAATGTTTAGTGGCGATCGATTGTTACATACGTTTATTTTTACAGGACAACGGCTAATTCGGCGGTCTGAAATAACCTTTGAACCGGAGTTCAATGTTTTTCTATTCGTTTTCCATTAATTTCTTACATAGTTATATCAAACTGAAATTATTAATGTCACGCCGCCGCCGATTAGTTCCTTCAAACACAAATCTGTCGAGTGCCTTAGCGCTTCTATTCACTTTTCCAAAACTTGATAACTGCGAATAGTATTACAGTCTTCCTGTATTATGTCTTCGAAGGACTTAACATCGAACATTCTAGACGTACGCTGTTGCTGTTTCTGCGCCACTAGAATTGAGACCAATTGCATTGATCAGCTTTATTAAGTGACACACATTTCTGTCGTTTCGTAATTTATATCAATTTCGTTGTGTTGAAATGTAGAAGTTCGATGACCAAATAGACACACGTGTGGACCTCCTCCTTCACGCTCTAGTGCATTTGGATTTCATTAAACGCCTACCGATGTACTAGCATATCGATCGGACACTTAAAAACCGGTCACGAAGGTATCCGCCGTTTTCTTCCAGAAAATTCGGCAATACCAAAACAAAATATGAATCACAATCCGGCCGGTTTATTCGCATCAAACGACTCGGCATAGCCGTgttcaatttcaatttccagtccaatttttctaacgataTGCTAATAAGCACTCAACGAATAGCTTCCATGGTAAAGGAATAATAtggggtaataaaaatcaaaaccgcaaaagcTTTGCGTAACTACAACTGTGACTAGACCCAAGTCTCAAGGTGGAGGCGGCGGCATTGGTCCTAGCGGCTGCATAAAATATCCCATTTCTTCATAAATCGCTCGCTGCTATACCATGATCCCGATGCGTTTacaagtggtggtaggacctcttgtaagtccgcgcgggtgggtactaccgacccgcctatttctgccgtgaagcagtaatgcgtttcggtttgaagggtggggcagccgttgtaactatacttacattatttaattatacttactcttagaacttatatctcatggtgggtggcgcatttacgttgtagatgtttatgggctccagtaaccacttaacatcaggtgggctgtgagctcgtccacccatctaagcaataaaaaaaaaaacgtaaatccCAGTCAAGAGCAGCGCTGCATCTGTCACACACAAAGATATCCCGTATcatatgttttatttgtaaaaaaaaaacaactttaattGCTCTACAGAAATGGTTcccgtttatttttatattgaaggTTACGTTTCGTGGCAGTCAGAAACCGTCTTGAGTATACGATCTTATAATATTTCATGGAAATATAAAAAGGACGAATCTTTATCCTTTTCTTTATTATGGTCATTGTCGGTGAGACTTGCACGGTCTTGTCAGTGCGTCGCGATTGCAatttggtggtagattcggctaagcactgctcttgctagggccagcgtgaGCAAGTCCTAGGTCGAAGTCAAGATAATCCCaggtgagctcacttaccagcCTGTAGTTGAAATAGcgcttaggctaccaacgattaacTGGGGTGCTGGGGTAGCAAGCACTCTTTAATTATAGGCACAAACTTAAAGCCTGTTTGTTATGACTAGAactatttttaagatttaatctGGAGTTCAATacattctttttattatttccgacgttatATTATACCAGTTGTAGTCTGTTTATGTTGCAGCAATCTTcgtatgaaaatttatttttttgggatTAGGTGGAGCTCAACGGACTTCCATCTACACGTTGGGGATGGCAAGCGGAACATATTGTAATTGAACTGACTAAAGCCCTCTGTCACTCTACAGACGGCATCCGAACCTCTGATGAGGGCAAGGTGATACATTTCACAAAGAGCGCCAACCTGTCCCCACTGGACGCCGAAATGCCAAAACTCTGTCTGCGGTCTGTCCGAAGGCCGCCCAGACGGCACCGCTAGCTCGTATCCCCAAAATACCCCGCTGACCCAAAACTACCATGGTTTGGGGAGTGTGTTTCTATTTCACCCGGTTGCTCTTTCACAAGATGCGTGTAGAGTAGCTTCTACGTGCTTTAGCTTCTTGGATCCATCGCGCCTGTCTCCAAATCCATATACTAAGAGGAACCGAAACACTTGGGAAGGCAGAAATCGTGCAGATTTCTAATCCGACCCTCGGCTCGGCAGCGAAGAGTCGTCTCGACTTCTGTGAGTGCACCATCGTACAGAATCAGGCGGCGTAGCATGAGAGAGTCTCTGCGTCGGTGCACTCTGTCTCTGCACCGACCCTCAAATCAGGAGATATCGAGATTTTATTTCTTCATCATCCGTCTTTAGGATTATTTAACACATTGGCATCTATCTAcacgttattttaaaaaaatgctcggaatattTCTATCCTGACATGCCAACCTGAGCCATTGGCGCTGATATTTGAGCCTAGGTAGTTAAAATTGATAACGATACAACAATTCTGGTACAAATATGATACAAAGATTCATACAGAATTTGTGCAGGACGAAATAgggttttttatagtttaagaaacaaatagatttaatttaaccGTTAATAAGTGATTACgtaataaatgtataatcttaagttattttatagtcaatatgttagtgtatcagatcagagaatgtaaatagaccaataggaacgatttgtggagcgctttcactacggtaacatacagatcaagggaccctccaaagtggcgcgtcgatagcgcgtcgcgagatggggtactgaaataaatataaaaggatggccatttataggcaaaatcagttcccagtgaatcttcgacaaagaaacatcagcaagacagaaacagttaccagcagatcatcaagacagaaacagttctcagccaatctccgacatagaaacatcaagacagaaacagttcccagtgaatcttcgacaaagaaacatcagcaagacagaaacagttaccagcagatcatcaagacagaaacagttctcagccaatctccgacatagaaacatcaagacagaaacagttctcagcgaatctccgacatagaaacatcaagacagaaacagttctcagaagctctccgacaaagaaacatcagcaagacagaaacagttaccagcagttctccaatagtacagttatcagaaaaccaccagtgaatcagctaccagtgaaccagacagttacctgtgaaacctcgctacagaagccgatacccatcgaaagaaacagccgtcttcgaccagcgcacaaacagacagcagaaaatattattacacgactcggaaacagccatacagaccgggtcgtgtacatttcatggtccttcgagccggatcgAAGACAATTTCATGGTCCATTCGAGCAGGATAGAGGACACATTTCATTGTTCTTTCGAGCCGGGTAGAAGATTCACTTTGAAAAAAGGAAATTGGAACAATGCCGATAACGCGGTCAACAGGAAGAGGACGGATCGAAACTGAACAGTCGCCGCCCTCAGAAACCACAGCTACAACACAGAGCGTGTGGACAGAAACAACCGCGAATACCGTCATGAGTCTGGTAGCCCCCACAACAGAATCATCGTGCGCAACAGCCAACACGGAAGCCACGACGAAAGTCGCAGAGAAACCTGGGAACTCAAAAACAGAGGCCGTCAAACAGTATATAGCCAAACAGAATGACGTGCCAACAAAACAGCGCGCCGGTATAGTCAAATCTGACCGGTCGCGaaacagaaaagaacagaagatAGCCAAAGCTAGAGAAGAGCTCGCCCGCCTACAGGTGGAGTTAGCAGCCGCCCGATTGGCCACGCTCGAAGCTGGATCTGATGACGAAAACAGCGAATCAGAATACAGTAAGTCAGAACTCGACGAAAGAGTGGGTACGTGGTTGGAAACCCAACCCACAAAAACGGAAAATCACGACCGACAAAAGGAAACACCGGCGGGAGCCTGCGACAAACAAGACTTCTCAGATCTAACCGCAGCAATAACACTCGCCGTCAAAGCCGCCCGCGAACCAAGATACACAGAGTTGCCATTCTTTAACGGCAATCACCAAGACTGGCTATCCTTTCGCGCAGCCTATCACGAGACAATGAACTCCTttacaaaaacagaaaatataaacaGACTCAGAAGGAACCTGAAAGGAAGGGCAAAGGAAGCCGTTGACGGATTACTTATAACAAACGCTGATCCGTCCGACGTCATAAGAAGTCTAGAAGCGCGATTCGGAAGACCGGAAACGATAGCCATAACGGAGTTAGACACGCTACGAGCTCTGCCAAGACTAACAGAAACACCAAGAGACATTTGTATATTCTCCAGTAAGGTGACCACCGCCGTAGCTACGCTTCGTGCATTAAATTGCACACATTACTTATATAATCCGGAAACTACCAAAACAATGTTAGAAAAACTCACACCAACACTACGTTACCGATACTACGACTTCACCGCGATACAACCGAAGGAGGATCCGGAtctgattaaatttgaaaaattcatgaaaAGAGAAGCCGAACTGTGCAGCCCTTATGCACAGCCTGAACAGGCGGGGCACTACTCGCAGCCCGCACAACATAACAGACGCACACAAAACGTGCACATAGTCAGTGAGAAGCCATCACGAGCTAAATGTCCGGTATGTAGCAACACCGAACACACCACAACAGACTGCTACATATTCAAGAAGGCAGACTCAAACACAAGATGGGACATCGCTAAGAATAAACACCTGTGTTTccgatgtctcaagtatagaaaTAAAACCCACAACTGTAGACCGAAGACTTGTGGCATCAATGATTGCAAATATACTCACAACAAGATGCTACACTTCgacagaaaaattgaaaaaacagaCAACAGTGACAAGGAAACAACAGAGAACATTAATTCCGCTTGGACCGGAAAACAGAAACAGtcctatttgaaaataatcccaGTCCAAGTACAAGGACCGATAGGCACGGTTGATACATACGCGCTGCTCGACGATGGATCAACGGTAACACTGATAGACGAAATTATTTGCAAGAAGACTGGAATAACAGGACCAATCGATCCGTTACACATACAGGCGattaacaacataaaatcaACGGAAACAAGGTCAAGAAGAGTCAACCTCACGCTCAGAGGCCTCAACAGTCGAAAAGAAATAATACAAGCGAGAACAGTTAACGACCTACAAGTAACAGCACAAAAAATACCAAAGGAACAGATAGATGAGTATTCGCACCTACGAGACATCAGTGACATCATCACGTACGAGAACGCGAAACCTGGAATCCTGAttggccaagacaactggcacatGTTACTAACTTCAAAAGTTAGACGAGGCAACAGGAATCAGCCAATAGCGTCACTGACCCCTCTAGGCTGGGTATTGCATGGAGGTCGCACTCGTACCCTAGGCCACCACATAAACTACATAAATCATGCTAGCGAAACCCAGGAAgatgataaaatagaaaatctggtAAAACAGTATTTCGCTATGGATGCGCTATGCATCACACCAAGAAGACCAAAAACAGACCCAGAGGAACAGGCGCTTCGCATCCTCAACAGCAATACAGTCCACACAACAGATGGAAGATACGAAACTGCTCTGCTCTGGAAAACAGATAATGTCAGTCTACCAGACAACTACAATAACTCGTTAAAGCGACtgataaatatagaaaacaaactCGATCGTAATCTGGAACTGAAACAGAAATACACAGAACAGATGGAAGCACTCGTCGCGAAAGGCTACGCCGAGCCCgctccaaaaacaaaaacagagaaCAGAACGTGGTATCTACCTCACTTTGCCGTCGTGAACCCCCTGAAGCCGGAAAAACTCCGAGTTGTCCACGACGCCGCCGCCAGAACAGGAGGGGTAGCTTTGAATTATATGCTGCTTAAGGGACCGGACGTACTCCAATCACTACCAGGAGTGATAATGCGATTTAGACAGCATAATATAGCAGTAACAGCAGACATCAAAGAGATGTTCATACAAGTAAAATTGAGACCTGAAGACAAAGACGCGCTCCGTTATCTCTGGCGCAAAGATCAGCGAGATGACAAGCCTCCAGAAGAAAACAGAATGACCTCGTTGATCTTCGGTGCGTCAAGTTCTCCTTCCACAGCAATATATGTAAAGAACTTGACCGCCCAGAAACAAGAAGCCACGCACCCGGAGGCGGCAGTCGCAGTACAGAACAGACACTACGTAGACGACTACTTGGATAACTTCAAAACTTTAAAAGATGCAGTTCACATAACTAAAGACTTTCGTCGAAAACACGAAAGAAAGCCGACCTCGAAGACCTTCTGGACCGACAGTAAGATAGTGTTGAGATGGACAAGGACGGGATCACGCTCGTACAAACCTTACGTCACCCAACGCCTGACAGCTATAGAAGATAGTTCAACAATAAACGGGAGGCGATGGTTACCCACAAAGCACAACGTAGCCGACGACGTGACCCGAGATGTCCCAATGTCGTATCAGAATGAACATAAATGGCTCAAAGGACGAGAATTCCTACGCCAACGACGAGACTCCTGGCCCACGGAGTCGGCGAcagtaacaacaacaaaattaatagaTAAAGTAAACATAGCAGCTGCAGCACCGGCGGGAGCCTCATGGCCGAGGCGTCGCCATGAAAAGTGGAAATGCCTGCCACGAAACACGCGCATGCGAGGGAGAAATGATAGCGATATATTCAGGTCCCGACAACGTGGGGCGCACCGTAGACCTCAAGGGTGGAGTTCTACGGAGACCAGTACGAAAACTACTGATCCTGCCCATCGAAGAAGACCATCCTGCACCGAGAAGAATGCGACTGACTCGCACGGCGGGAGTAATGTGCAGGACGAAATAgggttttttatagtttaagaaacaaatagatttaatttaaccGTTAATAAGTGATTACgtaataaatgtataatcttaagttattttatagtcaatatgttagtgtatcagatcagagaatgtaaatagaccaataggaacgatttgtggagcgctttcactacggtaacatacagatcaagggaccctccaaagtggcgcgtcgatagcgcgtcgcgagatggggtactgaaataaatataaaaggatggccatttataggcaaaatcagttcccagtgaatcttcgacaaagaaacatcagcaagacagaaacagttaccagcagatcatcaagacagaaacagttctcagccaatctccgacatagaaacatcaagacagaaacagttcccagtgaatcttcgacaaagaaacatcagcaagacagaaacagttaccagcagatcatcaagacagaaacagttctcagccaatctccgacatagaaacatcaagacagaaacagttctcagcgaatctccgacatagaaacatcaagacagaaacagttctcagaagctctccgacaaagaaacatcagcaagacagaaacagttaccagcagttctccaatagtacagttatcagaaaaccaccagtgaatcagctaccagtgaaccagacagttacctgtgaaacctcgctacagaagccgatacccatcgaaagaaacagccgtcttcgaccagcgcacaaacagacagcagaaaatattattacacgactcggaaacagccatacagaccgggtcgtgtacaGAATTCAAGTTGATGAAAATTCAAGTGACAACACGATCGaggtaaatatttacaaaacaaaatataaccTAAATCCAAGTTAAGTTATTGGGGAATACGAACTCGCAATTTCCCcttcataaaatattcatttgttttgtatCCAATCCAAAGGAAATTACTAGTGAATTCGACAGCGTCCTtgtaacaataaattaatagtgaCCCCAATGTTAAAATTATGGAGCGTTTATAGTGTAAAAGCGATTGACTTTTTAACAGACCTCAAGAAGGAAAAACGAGGTTTTTGAAGCCAttaggtacatattttaataGCTGTGGTCCGAACCTAATGTGAtcccgttttttttctttcttaatatCTGTTGAGTTTCTTGCCTTTCCTGTATTCGtataaatttccaaaaatacatattatttgaataattttggCACAGATTCGAAACAAATCATTTTCTCTCATTCATCAAAGATGTAAGTATTGTTATTACCCAGTTATTTAGTGTAAACAATTAGGTTGAAGTTTGAAGTCAATTTTAAAggcaattacgcaaatcatgGTTTTTGCgggagtaatttttttttattgctcttgtagacaAACGAGCACCTGATAGTGATAGTGATGATCGTCGCCTATgagcttcagcaatgccaggggcagaaccaagccacggcctaccgttaagttttattacaagatgttattccctTTAGCATGGCACTCatccgtgaacatttgttaaatacatatttcatttaaaaaaatcctactTGTttgctgcgggattcgaacgcggACAAAGTCGCATCGCACGATACGAACGCagcgggcgtcttatcctttgggccacgacgacttcacatttTCGACGGTGACTTTTTTCATTCACGAGATTGTGCTCCTTACCTATAACCCTCCACAACCTAACCGTGCGGGCTTTCAACGCACTCCGTACCGTCACTAGTAAAAATACATTGACTTAAGCggcaattaatttattacaatcGTAACGAATGCACTACCCA contains the following coding sequences:
- the LOC119629722 gene encoding uncharacterized protein LOC119629722; translation: MPITRSTGRGRIETEQSPPSETTATTQSVWTETTANTVMSLVAPTTESSCATANTEATTKVAEKPGNSKTEAVKQYIAKQNDVPTKQRAGIVKSDRSRNRKEQKIAKAREELARLQVELAAARLATLEAGSDDENSESEYSKSELDERVGTWLETQPTKTENHDRQKETPAGACDKQDFSDLTAAITLAVKAAREPRYTELPFFNGNHQDWLSFRAAYHETMNSFTKTENINRLRRNLKGRAKEAVDGLLITNADPSDVIRSLEARFGRPETIAITELDTLRALPRLTETPRDICIFSSKVTTAVATLRALNCTHYLYNPETTKTMLEKLTPTLRYRYYDFTAIQPKEDPDLIKFEKFMKREAELCSPYAQPEQAGHYSQPAQHNRRTQNVHIVSEKPSRAKCPVCSNTEHTTTDCYIFKKADSNTRWDIAKNKHLCFRCLKYRNKTHNCRPKTCGINDCKYTHNKMLHFDRKIEKTDNSDKETTENINSAWTGKQKQSYLKIIPVQVQGPIGTVDTYALLDDGSTVTLIDEIICKKTGITGPIDPLHIQAINNIKSTETRSRRVNLTLRGLNSRKEIIQARTVNDLQVTAQKIPKEQIDEYSHLRDISDIITYENAKPGILIGQDNWHMLLTSKVRRGNRNQPIASLTPLGWVLHGGRTRTLGHHINYINHASETQEDDKIENLVKQYFAMDALCITPRRPKTDPEEQALRILNSNTVHTTDGRYETALLWKTDNVSLPDNYNNSLKRLINIENKLDRNLELKQKYTEQMEALVAKGYAEPAPKTKTENRTWYLPHFAVVNPLKPEKLRVVHDAAARTGGVALNYMLLKGPDVLQSLPGVIMRFRQHNIAVTADIKEMFIQVKLRPEDKDALRYLWRKDQRDDKPPEENRMTSLIFGASSSPSTAIYVKNLTAQKQEATHPEAAVAVQNRHYVDDYLDNFKTLKDAVHITKDFRRKHERKPTSKTFWTDSKIVLRWTRTGSRSYKPYVTQRLTAIEDSSTINGRRWLPTKHNVADDVTRDVPMSYQNEHKWLKGREFLRQRRDSWPTESATVTTTKLIDKVNIAAAAPAGASWPRRRHEKWKCLPRNTRMRGRNDSDIFRSRQRGAHRRPQGWSSTETSTKTTDPAHRRRPSCTEKNATDSHGGSNVQDEIGFFIV